The sequence ATGTACAATTACAATTGTGGAATTTGATGTTGTAAAATAGAACTTGGTAATTAATCttcaaattgaataaatttaagtaattttattgaatattcCTCTAACTCATAACAatagaaaagaataaaaatataaggtGTTATTTTCATAACTCAGTTGCTATATCTAATTTTTTATGTTAAGTAGTTAGTTTAGCACATATGAAATCAATTAGTTCATGGTGAAATTTCAAGGTAGTATGTGGTATGCATATATATAACTATTGCTTTGTTTCATAGCTGGTGCTTCTATTCTATTGCCTAAGGGCAGAGCCGACCATGTGATCTATAGAAGAGAAAATACGAGTATTTATATTTAATCTGatttatttcaaaacaattaTGTTGTATAAGAAAAGAAGAACTAAATACTCTATTACTATTGCTTTGTTTCATAGCTGGTGCTTCTATCGGATTTTTAATTGCATTCATATTGTGAAAATGTATCGATGTTTTATAGTTCTCCTTTCCACATATGGTATATGGTTACACCAATCATTTCCTAATTGATGTTTGATAGATGACATTAAATTGCTGCTCAAACTATATATCAAGTTCAGGATGGCTCTGAAATTGTTAAAAGCCTTAATACATCAgctcctaaacttgtccataaaagtagattgagTCCTTAAACTTTGTTAGTGTCTCACCTATTGAGGTTTTATGTgttatagacaattgttttaggatataaacattttaaatgaattgttcttttctatcgtttgttttaataagatatagtttgttttaactatataaagacattCATCTTTTAAGACCTAAttaagtcaaataaaagaaaatcccgaagtttttttaaagtgattataaagtgttcatacaagcatgaagtgagacttaACCTcatataataaactaataaacttaataTGTTTATAAAGTGTTCaacataatactgttgagacttgcacaTAATAGTGTCTTCTATTATGAACAGAGacctgatctcacaagctttagatatggagatatctggacagttacatggatccagtgaaAGAGTTcgttaggattggggacccacttgagataacaggatggatggatttatcctatgtcacATGTCTATCGCATTgctattagtaggtataagtaattctcagactcaaaggaatattaattagtgattttggattacggagtgtgatactttgactctattcaaacacgatccataacaggaaAGATCTtggggtgtgtgcgggcaggcgttgggtatcacacaaagtaattgtggaatagttaatattggattgagcattcatcattcttgataaatgggagatatatttATGATCGCTTGTGGAgaattaactctaaatccttgtaaGGTGATAGATTAAGAGtcgaaatggagatttcacttaatctatctATTTAGAATTAGCTCtacctgaacaagtaaaatgaacgtctcgttatatgtgacttgaTATTATCCATAGTCACAAGATTCGTTCAAGGATATAACTGTTCCAAAAAAGATTTCAtagtttttgtgatttaataatagaattgaatattaatatttataaattcggtcagatattttaattttctttgtccaactcgtacaaaagatagtataatttttttaaaaaattcacgtctaaaTCATATGTTTCTGATATGTTATTAATGAGTGGTAAAATAACTCACATTTAAAGTGTTGATGACTAGATTAATGAACGAGAAGACGGtatgatgaattatttctcaaattgacccaacttattaACGTTAGAGATTGCTATTGactgccaacgttaggggtaaaattgcacaattttagatgatatgggtaaaattgcttatgGCTATAAACGCTAgacgtatttttgtaccttatccctctttatatatataagacATAAAAAACTAATTTAACCCCTAACCTTTTATGAAAAGTGTAGATTTAGGCTTATCAGGGCCATCTTAAACATTTTTGAggccctgtgctaaatgaaaaaaaaaattggaccatattcattaaaaaaatgaatactTTCATTTAATAATAACgtttctacaaaatgaaacaccaaattaatacttttaacttgatttttagcattataaatgtaattaaataattaaattagatattgtaaAAACTGGGCCCCTTAAGACTATTAGAGCGTTAATTTTCTGAATAAATtaacattcacttaatttttcacataataattaatagggtaattaatttattagtccatatattttgacaaaacacactgtttagtccctgtattttcaaaaacacatggtaaggtccttaacctttttctcagtgaactgtttagtccttccgtctgtttgttagattttttaccgtttatgacttcggaaataactaaattaccctttactatttaccttcaaacttcagaataggaaatccaatttagaagaacaagctatttgtatggagaataagaaaaagaacagacacaatgcttacgaatttgaacgattaagaagaaaatgaagaagaagaacattcaaagttaatttcagatgcattagagtttaaaggaaaggaaaataaaggaaaaggagaacgcaaatccaaattgacttacagaatcttcatgagagtctaacggagggactaaacagttcaccgagaaaaacattagggactaaacagttcatcgagaaaaacgttagggaatTTACTGTgcgttttttaaaatacaggaactaaacagtatgttttgtcaaaatatagggactaataaattaattaccctaattaataacaataatttatttagatttgtataataaaaaaattaggccATCTTAAATTTGGAGCCCTGTGCGGGAGAGCTTCTTATACACCCTTCTCCTACTCCCCTGAGGCTTATTATATGAAATTGTACATATTTAACCTAATGTTTCTatgtaaaatcaattttaaaccTACGttattaaaaattagaaaaaactggCTTAACTGTCACTTCAACCCTTATAGATATCAATTATGTTTAAGATATTTACTatattactaacaaaattataaaaattctaataaaatactaaaatctAAATTTGCTACGTATaacacatgtttttttttatataattgtcTAAATATTTTACAGTGTTGTTAATATAGTTATAAGAAATCAACTAAAAATGTACGAAGCAGctttaatttatcaaaaaatttgtttggaattgtgacagttaaatagagtcaaaccagtctttttaaattttcgatagtgcatgactaaaattgatcttgcttgaaaacgttagagttaaatttacaCCATTTAATACATTAGGGCAAAATCTGCTCTTCCCTTGAAAcgttagaattaaatttatctattttttttgtaggaaatgaaagaaaaaaaacaaataaacaaaagccgcttaacccgggatcagcgTGGGAAAACTGACCCCACCACATCATCCAAGATCAGAGACGAAATAAACAACtgaggagaagaaaaggttgAAAGACCCAACATCCTTGAATGCCCTTCAACCGCAAGACGGTCCGCTACTCGATTTTGCTCCATATAAATATGAGCAAAGCTAAGAAAATCAAAGGAGGAGCCAATCCTTCTAatgcatttgattaaattttggctatttCGGCAAATAACATTGTTCTTAGATATCATTTTGACCGCTTCAAGGTTATCAGACTCcaccagaagcttcttcaccccaGATTTTTTTGCTAGCTtaaggccagaaaaaatcccccaaagctatGCAGAGAAAGACGAACCTAttcccaaattctgagagaaaccaGAGACCCAACTGTCACCATCATTTCTCAGAACCCCTCCTGCGGCAATTCTCCCGTCCTTTAGACAAGAGCCATCAGTGTTAAGCTTAACCACACCTTCACTCGGCTTTAAATTGGTCAataaaacattataattgaATTATTATTCTATTCTATTACATTACCACATACCAAACAAATCCTTAATTTATTAGATAGTAACTGATATGGCAAATCTGCCACATGATTTGATTAACGAAATTCTACTTTTTGCTGCATGTGAAGTATATCTTCTTCACTTTAGATGCATTTCGAAATCATGGTATGCATTTATTAACAGCTCTGATTTTATATATTCTCATGTTCATTAATAAAAAACTTgtatttaaaagtttaaaacaAAAATTTGGGTCATTTGAAATctataatatcatattatttagtAATCTTTTTTAGGTCTGAATGAATATTACAACTATGTgctttctatggttactttgttttttacaaagtaccgttacttggtgtattttcaccattggatgatggagtgcacaaagtaaaacttactttgtaaaaaacaaagtaaacatagccTTTACCTTACaactatatttataataaaaaataattaatatatatatatataataattacaCCCCTCTTGGCCTTCAGCCGTGGACGGTCGTACTCCTGACCTATGTCCAGGACCGACCATGGGTTATCAAATCGACGACAATATCTTCATTAAAGGGCTTCCACGCatcattttttataatttcgaAACAGTCTCAGCATTCGGGAACCTCCTGCTTCGACTATAAGGAGTGTTAGACTATGCAAATATATTCCAGTATATAATATATTTGTTAAGTCAATTATTTCCTTAGATAGCCTTTCCTGGTTTGTAGCTATATTTGTAAAGTGAGTTATTTCCTTAGTAGCCTTTTCTATTTTATAGccacaattttatccttaaataTGTTTGACAAATCAATGAAAAAAGATCACGCATAATTACTTTCAAAACTGAAAACTTTTCTAAAATTTTGTACCCTTTTAATCGAGATTGATTGGCTGCTAAATACATACAATTAAACAATAGCTTTTCCTACTCCAACTTTTATAAGGAAAACTTGTAAATAAGAAAGACCTAACCGCAATTATGCCGCATGatttgttcaacaaagttctacTCCACAAGCCTGCCAGCTTCATTTTCATTGCCTGAAATGAAAGTTCACAGGCCTGTCGGCAACGAATGAATCCACGAAATATAACAAAAACACAGATGACATAAATGAGTTACTTTGTGAATATTCTAAGATGGCATTTCCTATTTTGTAGCCTTTCATTACTCTTGTATATCCTTAAATATGTTTGACTAATCAATGAAAACATAACTTAAATATGTTTGATTAGTCAATGAAAACATAACCcataattattttcaaaaacCGAAAATAAAATGCTAAAATTCAAATCTTATAGACTAAATCTTAAACTATAAAAGGAGAAATATTATACTCTATCATATAAATTTGAACAAAAGGAAAACACATCAGACAAAGATTGAGGATTTACATTATGGCAAATCTTCCACAAGATTTGAGAAACCAAATTCTGATTCGGCTGCCGGTTAAGTCTCTTCTTAGGTTTAGATGCGTTTGCAAATCATGGCGTGCAATTATTGACAGCCGTGATTTTATCTATTCTCATCTTCATACCTCTTCCAAGAACAGGCTGCATCGCAAGCTGATTCTCAGTAGCCGATCCAATTTAAGAAGACTTTCTACAGTATTTCGTGCTATAGATATAAACGATGGCTTCCAAGAAGAGTTTCTGCTCAATTTCCAGAATTCACGCATAAACCTCGGCCTTGCTGTTTATTGCAACGGTTTGGTTATCTTCAATACATGGGATGACAAATTTACTATACTGAATCCATCAACCAGACACTACAGGACACTTCCCACTTTCCACCAATTTTATAGAGGAATAAAGGCGTTGGGTTTTGGTTATGACGCTACTGCAGATGATTACAAGCTTTTAGTACTTTTATACTCAGATCCATCATTTGAGGTTTGGATTCTTGGATTGAAGTCGAATTGTTGGAGAAGGCTTCCCGTTTTTCCCTATACTgaatataattttattgaagtTGCTTGTGATGGAAATAGTTTTGTAGATGGTTGTGTGCATTTTTTATGCTCTCGAAATAGAGAGGGATCATATGCAATTGTAGCATTTGATGTTTCAGAAGAGACTTTCTCTGTGGTAGCTTTGCCTATCTCGCAAAACCAAGCATATCCTACATGTTTGCAGGTTTTTGAAGGGTGTCTTTCTATCAGATTTTTCACTGAGAGGAAGGTTGATTTGTATGTCAGAAAGAAGGAAGGAGTTGAGTTTATTTGGACTAAGTTATTCGCTCTTACAACACTACAAACTTATATGCTTGAAATTGGAACACAATTTAACAAGGAGTTCAGAACTCTGGGATATTCAAAGGAAGATGATAAGATTCTTCTTATCTTTTCTGGAAACATGTATTCATATGATGTTAAAGAAACAAGTCTTGAAGTGATAAGAAGCTCTTCTTTAAGTGATTTGTACAATTGTGGTTACTGTGTGGAAAGTCTTGTATCCATAGGGTCCTAAAATAAGAATGTGTTAAATATAAGGAGCAAAAGTAAAGAAAGAAGGATCTTGGAAAGAGGAACAAATAGAAGCAGTGGCGGATCGATGATTCATTGGAAGAGGTGTTTGAAGCAAACAagagtattattattatttttttatttccattatTATTATGATTTATTTCTTCTATGATTCAGTACTTTTGCTTGGATTATGTGATTCATTTTTTTGTAATGAAATTTGATATTGAATTATCATGGAATTAAAATTGAGCTAACTATTTCAATTTTGAGCAAATAATAGAGTCGACTGGATCGTCCCCATGATAAGAGCATTGCCAAAAACATATATGCTTCTTATCTTTGATCACTGCTTcttatcttttaattttttttgttctgtTATTAATTCTTTGCATAATAGATTGTTTGCTGAATCTGAAAGATAtgctctgttttttttttgggattgATATTTTATAACAACAAAACTTGATGGTCCTATTGAGCTGTATTCAGCGAGACTGAAGCTCCTAAAAATGTAttgttttattgaatttatactTGATGGTCCTCTTGAGCTGTATTCAGCGACACTTGAAGCTGCTTTCTTATTTAAAAAATGTGTTGAACAACGAAACTGTTCAATCTGAAAtggtaacattttttttatttaattaaaatttgttcTTTATTATTCATTATCTGCTTAAAGATACTAGCAATTATGCAAGTTTCTGGCTCTCTGAATGATGAGATGTGCggataataatataatatcttaACTCTTAATATAAAGGgggtttgtttttcttaaatttGTTCATCCTTAGATGAGTGTTTCAATCCAAGTTGGATCACATAAAAGAGGGAACTTGCAACAGAGAAGTGGATTTATGTTATAACATTTACCAATTTTGGGTCTTTCTTTGTGTATTGTCTAATCTGGTTTTTGCAACAGAGCAGTGGTTGTTAGAATTGAAATATGAAATCTGTAACGCCCGTAAAATAATAATACACAGACATTGATTAGGTTCATGCATTTATATActgaaatttaaaataaattgtatTAGCATAGTTTGTATAATTATATCggttttaatttattctctagTGATAATTgtgttatttattaaattaaaatattaggaAGCAGTTATTTCTTGTAGAATActatttaaaagaaaaagaaaaaggaaaaaaaaatagaaaacctaAATCGCACGATAGAACCACGATTTGCTTAGAACTGTTTTCCTTCGACGgagaaaaagagagaggagAAGAAAACCATCTCCAGGTATTAATTATTTCACAGGAGATGTttggtttttaattttcatagcTTCCTTATTTCAAATCCAAGCATTACTCTTTCATAGCTAACAATTGAAATCAATTctactattttattattatttctgaatgatttcaaatatttttttattatttcttataCACCATCAATACTTTTGTGAGATGCTACTTTTGacaattgaatatatatatgttCTAATTAGATTTTACCATATCATGGATTAATTCATATAAGACAAATTCTacctcttaggacttggagatATTTAACATAATTTATGTTCCAAGTTTATCCTCTTTTTATTTAACATAATTTATGTTCCATAGGTTACAAGTTTCAAATTCCAGAATATTAGAAATAGATAATATTAGTTGTTTCTATATTATTCAGGTATGGGTAAATTTCACtcatggtgtacaaccttcaattcgtctcactaatatgtacgaacttaggggtgacctcccactatggtgtatggccggtgaaaatgaccggtcaacgtgccacgtcagcagtttgaccggtcaaaaagtcaaaatttaagcaactaatataaaattatttttataccctcttcttcctcccctttccctttctctctctaaccctctctctctctcccttatttctcaaatttaatcTTCCCTAATAATAAGATTAGATAGATGGGAAAGGAAAATTAAATCTTCATCTTTCCTGAAAACCAGACCATGAAATTTTAAAGGaaaaaataacacaaaaaaaaaaaaaaattggatatgAAAATCAACGTATATATGTTTTTATGGATAATCATCTGCACAATTCCAAAAAAACAAAGATCTACAAATAGAGGTAAGAAACAAACAATTAAAATCCATTATATTGAATAACCATATATGCATGATTGAATTGGGTGAAAAAGAacaccaaaataataaaaaagtgtTTGATCGTCGATTTTGCGAACAACAgacacaaaaaaagaaaaaagaaactaGAGTTAGAAATTTGATTTGAAAATCCCCATATGTTTCATTATCTCTGCacaaaaagaaacaaagaaTTAGAAATAGAGACAAGAAAGAAACCATTAAAACATACATACATCAGACGGTGGGATCGTCGATTAAACTTTTGCTGAAATCAGGCgacaaaaagcaaaaaaattGGTGTTCGGCTttgagatagaaaggagagagaTAGATTTGGAGAAATGATATTTGTTAGGGTGTCAGGTACCGGatatttgttacgatagggtacctgtcacgtccgtgtctaaatttctagaattgatatattgatattagtatatattataattattgggtatgtgaaattaatttcgTACTATAGAAAAATTCAatggttttaggtgtaaattaaaagtttaaggtaattattaaaagattatataaagatgaaggATCAAAATGGACATTTGCCAAATTTTGGATATAAATCCTGAATGTTCCAGGAGGTGGTGGGGGATCCatatctctttttctttttctttttcgtttgcttcctttcctttttcttcttctgcaTCATTATCAttttcgaccgtttctccatcgattctttgatttacggagattcgaccgtccgaatcacttgatatttaaaacatagcatccttatgcatagatttcttactgagatttttgtctcacgtttttaaatgttttaatgtttttaggtgagaaagtacaggatatagagaaggttaccgaccgattaggcgaagtttggaagttggctgcttattgttagcattatggttagaactttggtattgcaattgtaactaaatgatatttggataaattggagactcctaagtattgattatgatctttctatttcacgcccgatgccgattgaggtcgtctagggtcgggtgtgacagtacCTAAATGTATATTATTGGGATACcaggtatttgttacgatagggtacACCCATGATATAAATATTATGGCCATGCAACCATTGAGTATTACTATACTAGGATAAGTAGGGCCCTTAAATTAAATGACTATTAGTTTGCAATTCGTTGTACATGTTGCTTGATAACCTATAAATTAAATGTATGAAACTATTTTATGCGCATGTGGTTGAATTgtgtatttaattaactatcttattgagtcggcagctcaccccttgccaccaCCACTTTTCAAGAATAAAAGATTAGGGACGCTGGTTCCGATCAGTCAGTATGTGAAGTCGACATCATTaggattttaatttttgttaccTTGATTGATTACTGAGACCTTgtatgtcaatttttttttttattagttcaatcgACATCGAAACTATATTTTTGTTCAGAATAAGTTTGCGGTACATTTTAAGCTCATATGAAATAGTAGTGAAAGTTGAAgttttaattaactaatttcttaattagatttattacgattttttttatctataataTCATCTAGTTTATTTTAAGTAGATCACAAATGTTACCTCTGATCTTTTAGTGATTAATGTGTATGCGCAACTATATATAAGAAAAACATGATCTTGTGTTTGTAATTAACAGTAAACCAAAATCTTGTTAGtttctcatttttattttttatatataaatatattatgtatAGAACTACttaaatgataagtgtttgatTAGTATATACATCTAAATATATACTATTTACgattatgatatatatatatatatccatctttaaatatttatgctattttataGATTCAGTTTTATTCTATACTATTTAAAAATGGGtgttacatttagtggtatcagagccgactctccacgtacgatgtgtggttcggggacgaaccaggcggaagctggtgggcatgtaacgacccggtccggagtgggtggcgccggggtagaaggcctgagcaaggtgCGGCACTAAGGGGTGGCGATGgggacaggaatgaactgaatcccacatcggaaatggagagggagtaattggggcttattagtaagatgtgaatccaatgcATGCAggcgcgttttaaagccgtgaggcccaatgtgttggaattggaccagagcggacaatatctacatggtattggaccagggtgttacaattggtatcagagcgggtcgATGTTCTTAGGGACGATTACGTGAAATTGTTTAATTGTGTTATTAGGGACGATCACGTGAAATTGTTTATTTGTGTTATTAGGGACGATTGTGTGAAATTATTTGTTGAACTGTGCATTAATGTTATATATGATACATCGTAGGACCATGTCATCCAGAGGTAGAACACATACTGACCGAGCGTCTAGTGAGGATTCTGTTGGGTCCCAACATGCATCATTTGCTCCTCTAAATGCTAGTGATGGAGCTAGGTCTTCAAACGTACCGGGAGCTGGTATGCCACAAAACTTACATCAGTTTGCTGAAATGATGACTGCAATGGCAGCTCAAGCTCAAGCTCAAGCCCAAGCTCAGGTTCAGGCTCAAGCTCAGACGGGTCCTTTAATTGATCTTAACTATGAGAGATTAAGGAAGATGGGGGCAGAAAACTTT comes from Euphorbia lathyris chromosome 8, ddEupLath1.1, whole genome shotgun sequence and encodes:
- the LOC136203773 gene encoding F-box protein CPR1-like; its protein translation is MANLPQDLRNQILIRLPVKSLLRFRCVCKSWRAIIDSRDFIYSHLHTSSKNRLHRKLILSSRSNLRRLSTVFRAIDINDGFQEEFLLNFQNSRINLGLAVYCNGLVIFNTWDDKFTILNPSTRHYRTLPTFHQFYRGIKALGFGYDATADDYKLLVLLYSDPSFEVWILGLKSNCWRRLPVFPYTEYNFIEVACDGNSFVDGCVHFLCSRNREGSYAIVAFDVSEETFSVVALPISQNQAYPTCLQVFEGCLSIRFFTERKVDLYVRKKEGVEFIWTKLFALTTLQTYMLEIGTQFNKEFRTLGYSKEDDKILLIFSGNMYSYDVKETSLEVIRSSSLSDLYNCGYCVESLVSIGS